Proteins from a genomic interval of Phlebotomus papatasi isolate M1 chromosome 3, Ppap_2.1, whole genome shotgun sequence:
- the LOC129806632 gene encoding pre-mRNA-splicing factor ATP-dependent RNA helicase DHX16, with translation MSGSSSRRRRHESSSSESPDSAEEERRKDIRERDEFADRLKKRDEDKTRRVLETSSKKAYEEAAKRLKLEVEDREKMLPQLRIASRRKYLEKRKEDKVAELEADIIDDEYLFEDTVLTEREKEDRAYKKQILQIAKEHEKARELERIQRYHMPQDIKKGDKSEYVEVDEREKMPNSEQKKWEAEQLASAVFKFGSKDAGSSRQQEEYDLLLDDQIEFIQALTLEGSKGKEKKVELTEAERRKMDIEETKKSLPVYPFRDDLIAAIKQHQILIIEGETGSGKTTQIPQYLHEAGYTRDSRKIGCTQPRRVAAMSVAARVAQEMSVKLGNEVGYSIRFEDCTSERTVIKYMTDGTLHREFLSEPDLASYSVMIIDEAHERTLHTDILFGLVKDIARFRPELKLLISSATLDAEKFSAFFDDAPIFRIPGRRFPVDIYYTKAPEADYIDACVVSVLQIHATQPLGDILVFLTGQEEIETCNEMLTDRVKRLGSKLKELLILPVYANLPSDMQAKIFEPTPPNARKVVLATNIAETSLTIDNIIYVIDPGFAKQNNFNSRTGMETLMVVPISKASANQRAGRAGRTAPGKCFRLYTAWAYKHELEDNTVPEIQRINLGNAVLTLKALGINDLLHFDFLDPPPHETLVLALEQLYALGALNHHGELTKLGRRMAEFPVDPMMAKMLLASEKYKCAEEVVTVAAMLSVNSAIFYRPKDKIIHADTARKNFNHLNGDHLSLLQVYNQWADTDFSTQWCYENFIQYRSMKRARDVREQLVGLMQRVEIDMVSGLPETMNIRKAITAGYFYHIARLSKGGNYKTIKHNQTVMIHPNSALFEDLPRWVLYHELVFTTKEYMRQVTEIESKWLLEVAPHYYKPKELEDSTNKKMPKTVGRATITV, from the exons ATGAGTGGTTCGAGTTCGAGGCGGAGGCGGCACGAGAGTTCGAGTTCTGAGAGCCCAGACAGCGCCGAAGAGGAGCGTCGGAAAGACATCCGGGAACGAGATGAATTTGCCGATAGATTGAAGAAGAGGGATGAGGACAAGACACGCCGAGTCCTGGAGACTTCCTCAAAGAAAGCCTACGAGGAGGCGGCAAAGCGTTTGAAGCTGGAAGTTGAGGATAGGGAGAAAATGCTTCCTCAACTGAGAATAGCTTCAAGGAGGAAGTACCTGGAGAAGAGGAAGGAGGACAAAGTGGCGGAATTAGAGGCAGATATCATCGATGATGAGTATCTCTTTGAGGATACAGTGCTCACGGAGAGAGAGAAGGAGGACAGAGCGTACAAAAAGCAGATTCTCCAGATTGCCAAGGAGCACGAGAAGGCTCGGGAACTGGAGAGAATCCAGCGGTACCACATGCCTCAGGACATCAAGAAGGGCGACAAGAGTGAGTACGTGGAGGTGGACGAGAGGGAAAAGATGCCCAATTCGGAGCAGAAAAAGTGGGAAGCTGAACAACTTGCTTCAGCTGTCTTCAAGTTTGGCTCCAAGGATGCAGGATCTTCGCGTCAGCAGGAGGAATACGATCTCCTGCTAGACGATCAGATAGAATTCATCCAAGCCCTCACGCTGGAGGGATCCAAGGGCAAGGAGAAGAAAGTCGAACTGACTGAAGCTGAACGCAGGAAGATGGACATTGAGGAGACGAAAAAGTCCCTCCCGGTCTATCCCTTCAGGGACGACCTCATAGCAGCCATAAAGCAGCATCAGATCCTGATAATCGAGGGTGAAACTGGCTCAGGGAAGACCACGCAGATCCCTCAGTATCTCCACGAGGCCGGATACACCAGGGATTCCCGGAAGATCGGATGCACGCAGCCCAGGAGAGTAGCTGCCATGTCCGTGGCAGCGAGAGTAGCTCAGGAAATGAGCGTTaaacttggaaatgag gttgGCTACAGCATTCGCTTCGAGGACTGCACGTCCGAACGTACTGTGATCAAGTACATGACAGACGGAACTCTGCACAGGGAATTCCTGTCAGAGCCCGATCTGGCTTCGTACAGTGTCATGATAATTGACGAGGCTCACGAAAGGACTCTCCACACGGATATTCTTTTTGGCCTGGTCAAGGACATTGCTAGATTCCGTCCAGAACTTAAATTGCTGATTTCCAGCGCAACTCTCGATGCTGAAAAGTTCTCAGCCTTCTTCGATGATGCTCCCATCTTTAGGATTCCGGGCAGAAGGTTCCCCGTGGACATTTACTACACCAAAGCTCCGGAAGCGGATTACATCGATGCCTGCGTGGTGTCTGTGCTTCAGATCCATGCCACGCAGCCGCTTGGGGATATTCTGGTGTTCCTGACTGGTCAGGAGGAGATTGAGACGTGCAATGAGATGCTGACGGACAGAGTGAAGAGGCTGGGGTCGAAATTGAAAGAACTCCTCATTCTGCCCGTTTATGCGAATCTCCCGAGTGATATGCAGGCAAAAATCTTCGAGCCGACTCCTCCAAATGCCCGGAAAGTTGTCCTGGCCACAAATATCGCCGAGACATCCCTCACAATTGACAATATCATCTACGTCATTGATCCGGGATTTGCCAAGCAGAATAACTTCAATTCCCGGACGGGAATGGAGACTCTGATGGTTGTGCCGATTTCGAAGGCTTCGGCCAATCAGAGAGCCGGAAGAGCCGGAAGGACGGCTCCAGGAAAGTGCTTCAGGCTATACACAGCCTGGGCATACAAGCACGAACTGGAAGATAATACAGTTCCGGAGATTCAGAGAATCAATCTGGGAAATGCTGTGCTGACACTAAAAGCTTTGGGGATAAATGATCTTCTGCATTTTGACTTCCTGGATCCGCCGCCGCATGAAACGCTAGTCCTGGCCCTGGAGCAACTCTACGCCCTGGGAGCGCTCAATCATCACGGGGAACTGACGAAGCTGGGCAGGAGGATGGCGGAGTTTCCGGTGGATCCCATGATGGCCAAGATGCTGCTGGCCAGCGAAAAGTACAAGTGCGCAGAGGAAGTTGTCACAGTTGCCGCCATGTTGTCAGTCAACAGCGCCATCTTCTACAGGCCAAAGGACAAAATCATACACGCTGACACAGCCAGGAAGAACTTCAACCACTTGAATGGGGATCATCTGAGTCTGCTGCAG GTGTACAATCAATGGGCAGACACGGACTTCAGTACTCAATGGTGCTATGAGAACTTCATTCAGTACCGTTCCATGAAGCGTGCCCGGGATGTCCGGGAGCAGCTGGTGGGGCTGATGCAGCGAGTGGAGATTGACATGGTGTCCGGATTGCCGGAAACCATGAATATCCGGAAGGCAATAACTGCCGGATATTTCTACCACATCGCTCGGCTGTCCAAGGGAGGGAACTACAAGACCATTAAGCACAACCAGACTGTCATGATTCATCCGAATTCAGCTCTCTTTGAAGATCTACCGCGGTGGGTGCTGTACCATGAGCTGGTCTTCACCACGAAGGAGTACATGCGCCAGGTTACGGAGATTGAGAGCAAATGGCTGCTGGAAGTGGCTCCGCACTACTACAAACCCAAAGAACTTGAGGATTCGACCAATAAGAAAATGCCCAAGACTGTCGGGAGAGCAACAATCACAGTTTAG
- the LOC129806631 gene encoding protein MCM10 homolog, with product MSSLEPQIGSQNEDPELYDLEQQLLLICNEDDPTPSTSRTFDFLAEEQPEEHSPDRGKLNKILSDNRAEGVGHDSDSSDDEEIRNFLERKYNEYGRDIHMSMKRREEEKKNRVVELEVERNMQGCDKLKLTPQLPALGRVSRVPETPGEAPKLNLPGVPKLQRIKEEIAAKKDVSVYTDPVFGMRLVKPLVSGKFLEERMKDKVSVSMSRIRNVVDNLDKSLDWVFAGVIVSKSPVKTSQNGAQYSVWTLTDLKNDIKTCTLLLFKSAHKDLWKTPQGTVVAVLNPNVMERRNDKTEANLSINTAEKVMILGQSKDLGTCRSRKKNGDPCTSIVNLSVCDHCVFHMKREFTNLSRRSELQSATAGRGLNELRNKVLGKNEVFYGGQSFTAIPAKKNAKQVAKDNQRLLSLSEYFGRTASSSSAGNPGQARQEKVRRAEAVAEVNVAQRQKDLERLRILRAESSCGSGPGSVRNPGSVNPGQKTCREGEVAQKLKNPDQGKLLKAEISSSGSSLNPQRPVLRNPCAIPGQKLQEITGRASNLGELTSAQKPKNPDQGKLPKAESSPSGSSLNPLRPVLRNPCASPGQKLQEKPGRATALGELNSAQKLKNPDQGNLLRAESPSSGSSLNPLRPVLTNPCASPGQKLQKKPGRPTALGELNSAQKPKNPDQGKLPKAESSTSGSSLNPLRPVLRNPCASPGQKLQEKPGRATALGELNSAQKLKNPDQGNLLRAESPSSGSSLNPQRPVLTNPCDNPGQKIQEKPGRAATLGEWNSAQKLKNPDQGKLLRAESSISGNTLASQPSTSGISSVSPGPKLQEKSGKATVLTEKNLAQKPKNLDRLSVSGAESSSSGSSPTQSTSTSSGNPPETSSGKPQMAIFSSMIPTLSRSSFVVDVESKATLRARAKAAEILKKTPLQKSNPNFIKYRGTESGKKRVLEEMNQELPSAKRHKIEEQAKKDRIQKIMAATTSHMDLVDRREMQETQKYLNTLEKKEALEEKMLSTYKVACKAVACKKCKYLAFSAAPRCLEERHPLKVIDTEKRFFKCGDCGNRTATVHRIPKFSCKNCSSSRWEPTGMIRERIVESTGDKLSIRGDEEKYLGTTTAGNINLLVPDDQ from the coding sequence atgAGCAGTTTGGAGCCTCAAATTGGGTCCCAGAATGAGGATCCGGAGTTGTATGATTTGGAACAACAGCTCCTGTTGATCTGCAATGAGGACGATCCCACGCCGAGCACTTCCCGGACGTTTGATTTCCTGGCTGAGGAGCAGCCGGAGGAGCATTCCCCGGACAGGGGTAAGTTGAATAAGATTTTATCAGACAACCGAGCTGAGGGCGTGGGGCATGATTCGGACTCCTCTGACGATGAGGAGATTAGGAATTTCCTAGAGAGGAAGTACAATGAGTATGGAAGGGATATTCACATGAGCATGAAGAGGCGggaggaagaaaagaaaaacagggTTGTGGAGCTCGAGGTGGAGAGGAATATGCAAGGATGTGACAAACTGAAGCTCACTCCGCAGCTTCCTGCCCTTGGGAGGGTGTCTAGAGTGCCAGAAACTCCCGGAGAGGCTCCAAAGTTGAACCTTCCGGGAGTACCAAAGCTCCAGAGGATTAAGGAAGAAATAGCAGCAAAAAAGGACGTTTCTGTGTATACAGATCCGGTTTTTGGGATGAGGCTGGTAAAGCCTTTGGTGTCTGGTAAATTTCTCGAGGAGAGAATGAAGGATAAAGTGTCTGTTTCCATGTCCCGGATAAGGAATGTTGTGGACAATCTGGACAAGTCTCTAGATTGGGTATTTGCTGGGGTTATTGTCAGCAAGAGCCCGGTGAAAACATCCCAGAATGGGGCTCAGTACTCCGTTTGGACACTGACAGATCTCAAGAATGATATTAAGACGTGTACCTTGCTCCTGTTCAAAAGTGCTCATAAGGATCTCTGGAAGACTCCACAGGGAACTGTGGTGGCTGTACTCAATCCCAATGTCATGGAGAGGAGAAATGACAAGACAGAAGCCAATCTGTCCATCAATACTGCAGAGAAAGTCATGATTTTGGGACAATCAAAAGATCTGGGAACCTGCAGAAGTCGCAAGAAAAATGGAGATCCCTGCACTTCCATTGTAAATCTCTCTGTTTGCGATCATTGTGTCTTCCACATGAAGAGGGAATTCACCAATCTCTCAAGGCGCTCTGAATTGCAATCTGCGACTGCTGGGAGGGGACTAAATGAGCTCCGGAACAAGGTTCTTGGGAAGAATGAAGTTTTCTACGGAGGACAATCTTTCACGGCAATCCCTGCTAAGAAAAATGCCAAACAGGTAGCCAAAGACAATCAGAGACTTCTGTCTCTATCTGAATACTTTGGCAGAACAGCTTCCAGCAGCTCGGCTGGAAATCCTGGCCAGGCACGCCAGGAAAAGGTCAGAAGAGCCGAAGCTGTTGCTGAAGTGAATGTAGCTCAGAGACAGAAAGATTTAGAGAGATTGAGGATCCTCAGGGCAGAATCTTCATGTGGAAGTGGTCCTGGTTCAGTGAGAAATCCGGGAAGCGTGAATCCTGGGCAGAAAACCTGCCGAGAAGGAGAAGTTGCTCAGAAATTGAAGAATCCTGACCAAGGGAAGCTTCTTAAGGCTGAAATTTCCTCTTCCGGAAGTAGTTTAAATCCCCAGCGACCTGTATTAAGAAATCCATGTGCCATTCCTGGCCAGAAGCTTCAGGAGATCACCGGAAGAGCTTCAAATCTTGGCGAATTGACTTCAGCTCAGAAACCGAAGAATCCTGACCAAGGGAAGCTTCCCAAGGCTGAATCTTCCCCTTCCGGAAGTAGTTTAAATCCCCTGCGACCTGTATTAAGAAATCCATGTGCCAGTCCTGGCCAGAAGCTTCAAGAAAAGCCTGGAAGAGCAACAGCTCTCGGCGAATTGAATTCAGCTCAGAAGCTGAAGAATCCTGACCAAGGGAATCTTCTCAGGGCTGAATCTCCCTCTTCCGGAAGTAGTTTAAACCCCCTGCGACCTGTATTAACCAACCCATGTGCCAGTCCTGGTCAGAAGCTTCAGAAAAAGCCTGGAAGACCTACAGCTCTCGGTGAATTGAATTCAGCTCAGAAACCGAAGAATCCTGACCAAGGGAAGCTCCCAAAGGCTGAATCTTCCACTTCCGGAAGTAGTTTAAATCCCCTGCGACCTGTATTAAGAAATCCATGTGCCAGTCCTGGCCAGAAGCTTCAAGAAAAGCCTGGAAGAGCAACAGCTCTCGGCGAATTGAATTCAGCTCAGAAGCTGAAGAATCCTGACCAAGGGAATCTTCTCAGGGCTGAATCTCCCTCTTCCGGAAGTAGTTTAAATCCCCAGCGACCTGTATTAACCAACCCGTGTGACAATCCTGGTCAGAAGATTCAGGAAAAGCCTGGAAGAGCTGCAACTCTCGGTGAATGGAATTCAGCTCAGAAGCTGAAGAATCCTGACCAAGGGAAGCTTCTTAGGGCTGAATCTTCCATTTCCGGAAATACCTTGGCTTCCCAGCCGTCTACATCAGGAATCTCAAGTGTCAGTCCTGGTCCGAAGCTTCAggagaaatccggaaaagcaACAGTTCTTACAGAAAAGAACCTAGCGCAGAAACCGAAAAATCTCGATCGACTGAGCGTTTCCGGGGCAGAATCTTCCTCTTCCGGAAGTAGTCCAACTCAATCGACATCTACTTCGTCTGGAAATCCCCCAGAAACCTCTTCCGGAAAGCCCCAAATGGCCATATTCTCTTCAATGATCCCCACCTTGAGCAGATCATCTTTTGTAGTAGATGTCGAGAGCAAGGCCACATTGAGAGCGCGTGCAAAGGCCGcagaaatattgaagaaaacgCCCCTGCAAAAATCCAATCCAAATTTCATCAAATACCGTGGAACGGAAAGCGGGAAGAAGAGGGTTTTAGAGGAGATGAATCAGGAACTTCCAAGTGCCAAGCGACACAAAATTGAGGAGCAGGCTAAGAAGGATAGAATCCAGAAAATCATGGCTGCAACAACGTCCCATATGGACCTAGTGGATCGCCGGGAAATGCAGGAGACGCAGAAGTACCTCAATACTCTGGAAAAGAAGGAAGCTCTTGAAGAGAAAATGCTCTCAACTTACAAAGTTGCCTGCAAAGCCGTTGCGTGCAAGAAATGCAAATATCTGGCATTTTCTGCTGCTCCCAGGTGCCTAGAAGAGCGTCATCCTCTAAAGGTGATTGACACAGAGAAACGCTTCTTCAAATGCGGTGACTGTGGCAATAGAACAGCAACTGTCCACAGAATCCCAAAGTTCAGCTGCAAAAACTGCTCATCGTCGCGCTGGGAGCCAACTGGGATGATCCGGGAGCGCATTGTTGAGTCCACAGGAGATAAATTATCCATCCGGGGAGATGAGGAGAAATACCTGGGGACAACTACAGCAGGAAACATCAATCTCCTCGTCCCTGACGATCAGTAA